The Aliiroseovarius pelagivivens genome contains a region encoding:
- a CDS encoding DUF1194 domain-containing protein encodes MAVICLIPQLALSQSQCRQALAMGLDISGSVDSQEYRLQLDGLAAALESPEVVAKLLASPETVIELSIYEWSGPGHQRMLQNWTALTSESVISGIADRLRRTTRIPVDPSTGLGRAMLYGAELLSQRPDCWSHSLDLSGDGQSNSGPRPQDVRQDPRLRNVVVNALVIGASVPDRDLTSYFEAYVLHGIGSFTIQARSFKEFESAMIKKILRETQGMMVSDASPPLHVSDQ; translated from the coding sequence ATGGCGGTGATCTGTTTGATCCCGCAACTCGCGCTCTCGCAGTCTCAGTGCAGGCAGGCGCTTGCGATGGGGCTGGATATTTCGGGATCTGTCGACAGCCAAGAATATCGCCTGCAGTTGGATGGTCTGGCTGCCGCGTTAGAAAGCCCGGAAGTGGTGGCAAAACTGCTTGCCTCACCCGAGACAGTCATCGAACTGAGCATTTACGAATGGAGTGGTCCAGGACATCAGCGGATGTTGCAAAACTGGACTGCGCTAACCTCTGAAAGCGTGATTTCCGGCATTGCAGATCGACTACGCCGAACCACACGCATACCCGTCGATCCCTCGACCGGGTTGGGGCGCGCGATGCTTTACGGAGCCGAGCTGTTGTCGCAACGACCTGACTGCTGGTCCCACAGCCTTGACCTTTCAGGCGACGGACAATCAAATTCCGGTCCACGACCGCAAGACGTTCGACAAGATCCGCGACTGAGAAACGTTGTCGTCAACGCACTGGTCATCGGCGCATCTGTTCCCGACCGCGATCTGACCTCGTATTTCGAAGCCTATGTCCTGCACGGCATTGGGAGTTTCACCATCCAGGCCCGCAGTTTCAAAGAATTCGAATCCGCCATGATCAAGAAGATTTTGCGTGAAACGCAGGGGATGATGGTGTCAGACGCGTCGCCGCCCCTGCACGTCTCGGATCAATAG
- a CDS encoding lytic murein transglycosylase, protein MIYSRRFILAGMSALSLVACQSGGAGGSAVRSTQGGMRVAPNARFDAWVPGAKKRMIARGLSPSTVNRAFRDVGFLPGVVERDRNQTEFVRSFEDYLAIAASDARIEKGRAMLSKHARLLNRLEAKYGVEKEVIVAIWGVESRYGARRGDVPVMSALATLAFDGRRGRFFEGQMAAAIKIFARGDVTPARMTGSWAGAMGHTQFIPTSYLAYAVDFQGDGKRDIWSDDPTDALASTAAYLSRSGWKRGQRWGTEITGREPSGRGRVVKPAGDSGPVFEVYHNYGVLGRYNNAQKYIIGVGHLSDRLVGRPALRASFGTDEHGLTLDDRKALQKGLTRAGFDTGEADGVLGNKTYAAIKAFQRSRGLLVTGTPSKALLAMLR, encoded by the coding sequence ATGATCTATTCCAGACGTTTCATTCTGGCCGGTATGTCGGCGCTGTCCCTAGTGGCCTGTCAATCGGGTGGAGCAGGGGGGAGCGCCGTGCGCAGCACGCAAGGCGGAATGCGGGTGGCCCCGAACGCACGGTTTGATGCCTGGGTGCCAGGTGCCAAGAAAAGGATGATCGCACGGGGGCTTTCCCCATCCACCGTTAATCGTGCCTTCCGCGATGTGGGCTTTCTGCCCGGTGTGGTCGAACGCGACCGCAATCAAACCGAGTTCGTGCGCTCGTTCGAAGACTACTTGGCCATCGCCGCATCTGACGCGCGGATCGAGAAAGGGCGCGCGATGCTGTCCAAACACGCGCGCCTTTTGAACAGGCTCGAGGCAAAATACGGTGTCGAGAAAGAGGTGATCGTCGCCATCTGGGGCGTGGAAAGCCGCTATGGTGCGCGGCGCGGCGACGTGCCTGTGATGTCCGCCTTGGCGACGCTTGCCTTTGATGGGCGGCGTGGTCGCTTCTTCGAAGGCCAGATGGCCGCCGCGATTAAAATCTTTGCGCGTGGTGACGTCACACCCGCGCGGATGACCGGCAGTTGGGCGGGCGCGATGGGGCATACGCAGTTCATCCCGACCTCGTATCTGGCATATGCGGTGGACTTCCAGGGTGACGGCAAACGCGACATCTGGTCGGATGATCCCACGGATGCGTTGGCTTCGACTGCCGCTTACCTCAGCCGATCAGGCTGGAAACGCGGGCAACGCTGGGGAACGGAAATTACAGGACGTGAACCATCTGGTCGGGGTCGCGTCGTGAAGCCTGCGGGAGACAGTGGGCCGGTGTTCGAGGTCTACCACAACTACGGTGTGCTCGGCAGGTACAACAACGCCCAGAAATACATCATCGGCGTGGGGCATCTGTCAGACCGTCTGGTCGGGCGTCCCGCCCTTCGTGCTTCGTTCGGTACAGACGAACACGGGCTAACATTGGACGACCGCAAAGCGCTGCAGAAAGGGCTGACACGCGCAGGCTTTGACACCGGAGAGGCCGATGGCGTTCTGGGGAACAAGACCTATGCCGCGATCAAAGCGTTCCAGCGGTCGCGCGGACTTCTTGTGACGGGTACCCCATCCAAAGCGCTACTGGCAATGCTGCGATAG
- the thyX gene encoding FAD-dependent thymidylate synthase yields MSLSPEQIQEIEDQRAQTGTTRRAISEGMEKHLYTAHEVLDHGFVRVIDYMGDDAAICQAARVSYGKGTKSVQNDEGLIRYLMRHWHSTPFEMCEIKLHVKLPVFVARQWIRHRTANVNEYSARYSILDREFYIPAPEHVAAQSVVNNQGRGAALQGEEAARVLEILKADSNRAYDHYQEMISDEGQDGLARELARMNLPANIYTQWYWKVDLHNLFHFLRLRADHHAQYEIRVYADAICNVVADWVPAAYGAFEDYRLGGANLSGRAMECIRRMLKGEDVTQKNSGMSKGEWREFEAELKG; encoded by the coding sequence ATGTCACTTAGCCCCGAGCAAATTCAGGAAATTGAAGACCAACGCGCCCAGACCGGCACCACCCGCCGCGCGATCAGCGAGGGGATGGAGAAACACCTGTATACCGCGCATGAAGTTCTGGATCACGGGTTCGTTCGGGTGATCGACTATATGGGTGACGATGCTGCGATCTGTCAGGCCGCGCGTGTCAGCTATGGCAAGGGCACCAAGTCGGTGCAAAACGACGAAGGTCTGATCCGCTATCTGATGCGCCACTGGCACTCGACCCCGTTCGAGATGTGCGAGATCAAGCTGCACGTGAAACTGCCCGTCTTCGTGGCACGCCAGTGGATCCGTCACCGGACCGCGAATGTGAACGAATACTCGGCCCGCTATTCGATCCTTGACCGCGAGTTCTATATCCCGGCGCCCGAACACGTCGCCGCACAGTCCGTGGTGAACAACCAAGGACGGGGCGCAGCCTTGCAGGGCGAGGAAGCCGCGCGGGTTCTGGAGATCCTGAAGGCCGACAGCAACCGCGCCTATGATCACTATCAAGAAATGATCAGTGACGAAGGGCAGGACGGTCTGGCCCGCGAACTGGCCCGCATGAACCTGCCCGCCAACATCTACACCCAATGGTACTGGAAGGTGGACCTGCACAACCTGTTCCACTTCCTACGCCTGCGCGCCGACCACCACGCTCAATACGAAATCCGCGTCTATGCGGATGCGATCTGCAACGTCGTCGCCGACTGGGTCCCCGCCGCCTATGGCGCGTTCGAGGACTACCGTCTGGGCGGCGCCAACCTGTCCGGCCGCGCCATGGAGTGCATCCGCCGGATGCTGAAAGGCGAGGACGTAACGCAGAAGAACTCGGGCATGTCGAAGGGGGAGTGGCGTGAGTTTGAGGCTGAATTGAAGGGGTGA
- a CDS encoding helix-turn-helix domain-containing protein — protein sequence MEQTESNGDWFSEDAATFGDRLAAAREAVNMSQSDLARRLGIKLKTLRGWEEDLSEPRANKLQMVSGVLNVSMRWLLTGEGEGVEEPALENGEAPEVRDLLLEIRDIKMQMNRSADQLGRLEKRLRKRLEG from the coding sequence ATGGAACAAACTGAATCAAACGGTGACTGGTTTTCCGAGGATGCTGCGACCTTTGGGGATCGCCTTGCTGCCGCCCGCGAAGCTGTAAATATGTCGCAATCCGACTTGGCTAGACGACTGGGTATCAAGCTGAAAACTTTGCGTGGATGGGAAGAGGATCTGTCCGAACCCCGCGCCAACAAACTACAGATGGTTTCGGGCGTCTTGAACGTCTCCATGCGCTGGCTTTTGACCGGTGAAGGGGAAGGGGTTGAAGAACCGGCGCTTGAGAATGGCGAAGCCCCGGAAGTGCGCGACCTTCTGCTTGAAATTCGTGACATCAAGATGCAGATGAACCGCTCGGCCGACCAGCTGGGGCGGCTTGAAAAACGCCTGCGTAAGCGGCTGGAAGGATAA
- a CDS encoding MarR family winged helix-turn-helix transcriptional regulator, producing the protein MSMHLQIGQTVNHGFVVQYLEALALVERLHRLLLDVIKDEFERVGVLEVNAVQALLLFNIGDNEVTAGELKSRGYYQGSNVSYNLKKLVEMGYMHHQRCEIDRRSVRVRLTEKGRLIRDTVAGLFERHADGLQSRDVLSSDGINDINTALKRVERYWTDQIRYIY; encoded by the coding sequence ATGAGCATGCATTTGCAGATCGGGCAAACAGTCAATCATGGCTTCGTAGTGCAATATCTTGAGGCGCTGGCTTTGGTCGAGCGTTTGCACAGATTATTGCTTGATGTAATCAAGGATGAATTTGAACGTGTCGGCGTGTTGGAAGTGAATGCGGTTCAGGCGCTTTTACTGTTCAACATCGGTGATAACGAGGTAACAGCGGGCGAGCTGAAAAGCCGCGGTTATTATCAGGGCTCCAACGTGTCCTATAATCTGAAGAAACTGGTCGAGATGGGCTATATGCACCATCAACGGTGCGAGATTGACCGCCGCTCGGTTCGGGTGCGCCTGACAGAAAAAGGCCGCCTGATCCGCGATACTGTCGCCGGATTGTTCGAGCGTCACGCGGACGGATTGCAGTCGCGCGATGTGCTGTCATCGGATGGCATCAACGACATCAACACCGCATTGAAACGTGTCGAACGGTACTGGACCGACCAGATTCGTTATATCTATTGA
- a CDS encoding cold-shock protein: MSDKETGTVKWFNTTKGYGFIAPDNGGKDVFVHISAVERSGLTGLADNTKVAYELQEGRDGRQSAIDLEVQG; the protein is encoded by the coding sequence ATGTCCGATAAAGAAACCGGCACCGTTAAATGGTTCAACACCACCAAAGGCTATGGCTTCATCGCGCCCGATAACGGCGGCAAAGACGTGTTTGTACACATCTCGGCTGTTGAGCGTTCGGGCCTGACCGGTCTGGCTGACAACACCAAAGTGGCTTACGAGCTACAAGAAGGTCGTGACGGTCGCCAGTCGGCTATTGATCTTGAGGTTCAGGGCTAA
- a CDS encoding arsenate reductase family protein, whose amino-acid sequence MRIWGLKNCDTCRKAAKALEGAGRTLDYVDVRADGVSAADIARFFDTFGDALVNKRSTTWRGLSEDERAGDPVALLAQHPTLMKRPVIEADGQLTLGWDAKMQAKWLENGA is encoded by the coding sequence ATGCGCATCTGGGGACTGAAAAACTGTGACACTTGCCGCAAGGCCGCGAAGGCGCTCGAGGGGGCCGGGCGCACGCTGGACTATGTGGATGTACGTGCCGATGGGGTTTCCGCTGCTGATATTGCCCGGTTTTTCGACACCTTCGGCGATGCGCTGGTCAACAAGCGGTCAACCACGTGGCGTGGACTGTCCGAGGATGAACGGGCGGGCGATCCCGTTGCGCTTCTTGCGCAGCATCCCACATTGATGAAGCGCCCGGTGATTGAAGCGGACGGTCAGTTGACGCTGGGTTGGGACGCAAAAATGCAGGCGAAATGGTTGGAGAACGGCGCCTGA
- the ppk2 gene encoding polyphosphate kinase 2 produces MSVNQTRTSTPKNAAKVAAKPAAEVKAEPKPFPKVSADQIRETFENGKYPYDTKLGRKEYEAEKARLQAELLKVQRWVGETGQKFVLLFEGRDAAGKGGTIKRFMEHLNPREARVVALNKPTDEERGQWFYQRYISQLPTEGEMVFYDRSWYNRAGVERVMGFCNPSEYLEFMRQTPEYERMLTRSGIRLYKYWFSVTREEQKRRFDSRKDDPLKRWKLSPVDLASLSKWDDYTEAKEAMFFYTHTADAPWTIIKSNDKKRARLECMRHFLSTVDYPDKDYDLVRAPDPLIVGHASQVIHNSNHILGASLHPDQRRG; encoded by the coding sequence ATGAGTGTGAATCAGACCCGTACCAGTACGCCAAAAAATGCAGCAAAAGTAGCTGCCAAGCCCGCTGCTGAAGTCAAAGCCGAGCCCAAACCGTTCCCGAAGGTGAGTGCTGACCAGATCCGCGAGACCTTTGAGAACGGCAAGTATCCCTATGACACCAAGCTTGGTCGCAAGGAATACGAGGCCGAAAAAGCCCGCCTGCAGGCTGAGCTTTTGAAGGTGCAGCGCTGGGTTGGCGAAACGGGTCAGAAATTCGTACTGTTGTTTGAAGGCCGTGATGCGGCCGGCAAGGGCGGCACGATCAAACGCTTTATGGAGCACCTGAACCCTCGCGAAGCGCGCGTTGTTGCGCTGAACAAGCCCACCGATGAAGAACGTGGCCAGTGGTTCTATCAGCGTTACATCAGCCAGCTTCCCACTGAAGGCGAAATGGTCTTCTATGACCGCTCATGGTACAACCGCGCGGGTGTTGAGCGCGTGATGGGTTTCTGTAACCCAAGCGAATACTTGGAGTTCATGCGCCAGACACCTGAATACGAGCGCATGCTGACCCGTTCGGGCATTCGCCTGTACAAGTATTGGTTCTCGGTCACCCGTGAAGAGCAGAAACGCCGCTTTGACAGCCGCAAAGATGACCCATTGAAGCGTTGGAAGCTCAGCCCGGTCGATCTGGCGTCTCTGTCTAAATGGGACGACTATACGGAAGCGAAAGAAGCGATGTTCTTCTATACGCACACTGCTGATGCGCCATGGACCATCATCAAATCGAACGACAAGAAACGTGCGCGTCTGGAATGCATGCGCCACTTCCTGTCGACGGTTGATTACCCGGACAAGGACTATGATCTGGTCCGTGCACCCGATCCGCTGATCGTTGGTCATGCCAGTCAGGTGATCCACAATTCGAACCATATTCTGGGCGCAAGCCTGCATCCGGATCAACGTCGCGGTTGA
- a CDS encoding succinate dehydrogenase assembly factor 2: MSGIPYDQLKETPGAHAGETPEHRVKRLAMRSMRRGIKEMDIILTRYADDHLEDMSADELDLYEALLGENDQDLYQWVSGQQDAPEALSELISRIANHMQSR; this comes from the coding sequence ATGAGCGGTATTCCCTATGATCAGCTGAAGGAAACTCCCGGCGCGCATGCGGGCGAGACACCCGAGCATCGTGTCAAGCGGTTGGCCATGCGGTCGATGCGGCGCGGGATCAAGGAAATGGACATCATCCTGACGCGCTATGCCGACGATCATCTGGAAGACATGAGCGCGGATGAGTTGGATCTGTACGAGGCGCTGTTGGGTGAAAACGATCAGGATCTCTATCAGTGGGTGTCGGGTCAACAGGACGCTCCAGAAGCCCTGTCCGAGCTGATCTCTCGAATTGCCAACCATATGCAATCGCGCTGA
- a CDS encoding VOC family protein, with the protein MKVRYLHTMVRVKDLEASIRFFELLGLEKTRHSDFEEGRFSLIFMAPPDQPECPVELTHNWDGDDGLPSDSRHFGHLAYEVEDIYAMCQHLQDNGVVINRPPRDGRMAFVRSPDNVSVELLQAGTPLPSQEPWASMENTGHW; encoded by the coding sequence ATGAAAGTCCGCTATCTGCACACAATGGTCCGAGTAAAGGATCTGGAGGCCAGCATTCGCTTTTTCGAGCTTCTGGGCCTTGAGAAAACGCGTCATTCCGACTTTGAAGAGGGGCGGTTTTCACTGATATTCATGGCCCCGCCGGACCAACCCGAATGCCCGGTCGAGCTGACCCATAACTGGGATGGCGATGACGGGTTGCCGTCGGACAGCCGTCATTTCGGACATCTGGCCTATGAGGTCGAGGATATCTACGCCATGTGCCAACACCTGCAGGACAATGGCGTGGTGATCAACCGCCCACCGCGCGACGGGCGGATGGCTTTTGTGCGCTCGCCTGACAACGTGTCGGTTGAACTGTTGCAGGCCGGGACCCCCCTGCCATCGCAGGAACCCTGGGCCAGCATGGAAAACACCGGGCACTGGTGA
- a CDS encoding MATE family efflux transporter, translating into MTQVMTLPQHMRAVLVLGTPLVASQLAQFSVQITDTIMLGWYGVEELAAVTLAGTFFFIFLIMGSGPAFALMPMVAEAAEAGDDVRVRRLTRMALWISIGFALAVLPLMWMSAPILQAMGQDEGLSLIAQDYLRIAGFGLIPALGVMALRSYLSALEHARIVLWATIIAAVMNGVINYALIFGNWGAPELGVRGAAIASVTIQIAAGIVLWMYAARLNPEQALFQRLWKPDWEALIDLLKLGVPIGLTTLAEVGMFSASTIVVGLIGTVELAAHGIALQITATFFMVHLGLSMTATVRAGRALGRKDELGLRRGALAATLASVLFGGLTVILFFVFPEPLIQLFLDPAEVLRDEIVVLGTALLVVAALFQFADGAQAIAMGLLRGVQDTRVPMVIASLSYWVVGMGSSYVLGITMGFGAVGVWWGLLLGLLCAGAFMSWRFWMQSSRIGASA; encoded by the coding sequence ATGACACAAGTAATGACTCTCCCTCAGCACATGCGTGCCGTTTTGGTTCTGGGTACGCCCTTGGTGGCCTCGCAGCTGGCGCAGTTTTCGGTGCAAATCACCGACACGATCATGCTGGGGTGGTACGGTGTCGAGGAACTGGCCGCCGTTACCTTGGCCGGCACGTTCTTTTTCATCTTTCTGATCATGGGATCGGGGCCGGCCTTTGCGTTGATGCCCATGGTTGCCGAAGCCGCCGAGGCCGGAGACGACGTCCGTGTCCGTCGCCTGACCCGGATGGCGCTTTGGATCTCGATCGGCTTTGCCCTCGCGGTGTTGCCCCTGATGTGGATGTCCGCGCCGATCCTTCAGGCGATGGGGCAGGACGAGGGGCTTAGCCTGATTGCGCAGGATTACTTGCGGATTGCGGGCTTTGGCTTGATTCCGGCGCTGGGCGTGATGGCCTTGCGCAGTTATCTGTCAGCGTTAGAGCACGCGCGGATTGTGCTGTGGGCGACCATCATTGCGGCCGTGATGAATGGGGTCATCAACTATGCGCTGATCTTCGGCAATTGGGGCGCACCGGAACTGGGTGTCCGCGGGGCGGCGATCGCCTCTGTCACCATTCAGATCGCAGCAGGGATTGTCCTGTGGATGTACGCAGCGCGTCTGAACCCGGAACAAGCGTTGTTCCAGCGGCTGTGGAAGCCGGATTGGGAGGCCTTGATCGACCTGCTGAAACTGGGCGTTCCGATTGGATTGACCACTCTGGCCGAGGTGGGGATGTTTTCGGCCTCGACCATCGTGGTGGGGTTGATTGGCACGGTAGAGCTGGCGGCCCACGGGATCGCGCTTCAGATCACCGCGACCTTCTTCATGGTGCATCTTGGCTTGTCGATGACAGCAACTGTGCGCGCAGGCCGTGCGCTTGGCCGCAAGGACGAACTCGGGCTACGTCGGGGGGCGTTGGCGGCGACACTGGCGTCCGTCCTGTTCGGCGGGCTGACGGTCATCTTGTTCTTTGTGTTCCCCGAGCCGCTGATCCAACTGTTCTTGGACCCAGCCGAGGTCTTGCGCGACGAGATCGTTGTCCTTGGTACCGCATTGCTTGTGGTCGCAGCCCTGTTCCAGTTTGCAGATGGCGCGCAGGCCATTGCCATGGGGCTTCTGCGGGGCGTACAGGACACGCGTGTGCCGATGGTCATCGCCAGCCTTAGCTATTGGGTGGTTGGAATGGGGTCGTCCTATGTGCTTGGTATCACGATGGGCTTTGGCGCGGTCGGCGTCTGGTGGGGACTGCTTTTGGGATTGCTCTGCGCAGGCGCCTTCATGTCGTGGCGCTTCTGGATGCAATCTTCGCGTATTGGCGCATCCGCCTGA
- a CDS encoding pyridoxal phosphate-dependent aminotransferase codes for MSFLSATLDRVKPSPTIAVSTLAAELKAAGRDVIGLGAGEPDFDTPENIKAAGKAAIDAGKTKYTAPDGMPELKQAICDKFKRENGLDYTPAQVSVGTGGKQILYNALMATLNPGDEVIIPAPYWVSYPDMVLLAGGEPVVVECPIETGFRMTPEQLEAAITPKTKWLIFNSPSNPTGAGYSRAELKALTDVLMRHPQVWVMTDDMYEHLAYDDFEFCTPAEVEPGLYDRTLTCNGVSKAYAMTGWRIGYAAGPVELIAAMRKIQSQSTSNPCSVSQWAAVEALNGPQDFIAENNKMFVRRRDLVVDMLNAAEGIECPVPDGAFYVYPSIKDCIGKTSAGGVKIDTDEVFAKALLEEKGVAVVFGSAFGLSPNFRVSYATSDDALTEACTRIQDFCASLV; via the coding sequence ATGTCTTTCCTCTCCGCGACACTTGACCGCGTAAAACCTTCTCCGACCATCGCTGTTTCCACTCTTGCAGCCGAGCTGAAAGCAGCCGGGCGCGATGTGATCGGACTTGGCGCAGGCGAGCCGGATTTCGACACGCCCGAGAACATCAAAGCCGCGGGGAAAGCCGCGATTGATGCGGGCAAAACAAAATACACGGCGCCAGACGGGATGCCCGAGCTGAAGCAGGCGATCTGCGACAAGTTCAAGCGCGAGAATGGGCTGGACTATACACCTGCTCAGGTGTCTGTCGGAACAGGCGGAAAGCAGATCCTTTACAATGCGCTGATGGCCACGCTGAACCCGGGCGACGAGGTGATCATCCCGGCCCCCTATTGGGTCAGCTATCCCGACATGGTGCTTCTGGCCGGCGGCGAACCCGTGGTGGTCGAATGCCCGATCGAAACCGGGTTCCGCATGACACCCGAACAGCTTGAGGCCGCGATCACGCCGAAAACCAAATGGCTGATCTTCAACTCGCCGTCGAACCCGACGGGCGCAGGGTATTCACGCGCGGAACTGAAGGCTCTGACGGACGTTCTGATGCGTCACCCGCAAGTCTGGGTGATGACGGATGATATGTATGAACACCTTGCCTACGATGATTTCGAGTTCTGCACCCCTGCCGAGGTCGAACCCGGCCTGTATGACCGCACGCTGACCTGTAACGGCGTGTCCAAAGCCTATGCCATGACCGGTTGGCGGATCGGCTATGCTGCGGGACCTGTGGAATTGATCGCTGCCATGCGCAAGATTCAGTCTCAGTCGACCTCGAACCCTTGTTCGGTCAGCCAGTGGGCTGCCGTCGAGGCGCTGAACGGACCGCAGGACTTCATTGCCGAGAACAACAAGATGTTCGTGCGTCGTCGTGATCTGGTGGTCGACATGCTGAACGCCGCCGAAGGGATCGAATGCCCGGTGCCGGATGGGGCGTTTTACGTCTACCCCTCGATCAAGGATTGCATCGGCAAGACCTCGGCTGGGGGCGTGAAGATCGACACGGATGAAGTTTTCGCCAAGGCGCTTCTGGAAGAGAAAGGCGTGGCAGTGGTCTTTGGCTCGGCCTTCGGTCTGTCGCCGAACTTCCGTGTCAGCTATGCCACGTCGGACGACGCGCTGACCGAAGCCTGCACACGCATTCAGGATTTCTGTGCTTCTTTGGTATAG